The following proteins are encoded in a genomic region of Tigriopus californicus strain San Diego chromosome 6, Tcal_SD_v2.1, whole genome shotgun sequence:
- the LOC131882257 gene encoding uncharacterized protein LOC131882257 produces the protein MDTDDTAPLMNQDSTEPRPDEEGMDPVNDSVLKQEEHEIMDEEEAEEGLSEETKKPDGKKGAEPEPESQAKYTRDKYRHYYKYKHEWEREFPWVEKATAHTQHAYCTLCGKTLIPRHHTLVKHEKTKIHADSVDREKIRSQLQQSVKEESPNEPEPLQQILEVDDDDEETKVIVIHRDDTMHLVPVEVEVESQPVNCQQKGSQNLIAQPKTDFENFLMNASTDTLISLVGPTLFDKLTMWELMLTKATLQPDLSGTDLVLKDLECLLFEAKSLMINCFEKSDQTKRKKTIGVDLSSVLAQGLELEPGYWEQKSTDQARCQRPLEEKVLAQVIPQNENVALVKQELAAGKPRNRSSRRNLQVIKVLKDKDTPPKAQPESEKEKERDKEKENKPETPLRAKRKRKRKRNYSSEDDSDQEEEERLMKKDVKPEEAKPIPDRDFVKNCNRCGNTFPFTESTRKHEEYCPGVMRYRRDGKNFLCQYPNCP, from the exons ATGGACACAGATGACACGGCCCCCCTGATGAATCAGGATTCGACAGAGCCACGCCCAGATGAGGAGGGGATGGACCCGGTCAATGATTCGGTCTTGAAACAAGAAGAGCACGAGATCATggatgaggaggaggcggaggaagGGCTCTCCGAAGAAACTAAAAAGCCAGACGGAAAGAAAGGCGCCGAGCCCGAGCCTGAATCTCAGGCTAAATATACCCGTGACAAATATCGTCACTATTACAAGTACAAACACGAGTGGGAGAGGGAGTTTCCATGGGTGGAGAAGGCCACGGCTCACACGCAGCACGCCTACTGCACTCTCTGTGGCAAGACATTGATCCCAAGACATCACACGTTGGTCAAGCATGAGAAGACCAAGATCCACGCCGACTCCGTGGATCGGGAGAAGATCCGCTCCCAATTACAG CAAAGCGTCAAGGAGGAGAGCCCGAATGAGCCGGAGCCACTACAACAGATACTGGAGGTggatgacgatgacgaggagaccaaagtaattgtgaTTCACAGGGACGACACTATGCATTTAGTGCCAGTTGAGGTGGAGGTCGAGAGTCAGCCCGTCAATTGTCAACAGAAAGGCTCTCAGAATCTGATTGCTCAGCCCAAGACGGATTTCGAGAACTTCCTCATGAACGCCTCAACCGACACGCTCATATCGTTGGTCGGACCCACGCTGTTTGACAAGTTGACCATGTGGGAGCTGATGCTCACCAAGGCCACGTTGCAGCCTGATCTGAGCGGCACGGACCTGGTCTTGAAGGACTTGGAGTGCTTGCTCTTCGAGGCCAAGTCTCTGATGATCAATTGCTTTGAGAAGTCCGACCAGACCAAGCGGAAAAAGACCATCGGCGTGGATTTGAGTAGCGTCCTGGCTCAGGGTTTGGAATTGGAACCGGGCTATTGGGAACAGAAGAGCACCGACCAAGCCAGGTGCCAGCGTCCTCTCGAAGAAAAAGTCTTGGCTCAAGTTATCCCGCAAAACGAGAACGTGGCCTTGGTGAAGCAAGAACTCGCCGCAGGCAAACCGAGAAACCGTTCCTCCCGAAGGAACCTGCAAGTCATCAAGGTTTTGAAGGACAAAGACACCCCGCCGAAGGCTCAACCCGAGAgtgagaaggagaaagagagagataaggAGAAGGAGAACAAACCGGAGACGCCCTTGAGAGCCAAACGAAAACGGAAGCGGAAGCGAAACTACTCCTCTGAAGATGACTCCgaccaagaggaggaagagcgATTGATGAAGAAGGACGTCAAACCCGAGGAGGCCAAACCTATTCCAGACCGGGATTTCGTCAAGAATTGTAATCGGTGCGGCAACACGTTTCCTTTCACGGAATCCACGCGGAAACATGAAGAATATTGTCCGGGCGTGATGCGCTACCGTCGAGACGGCAAGAACTTCCTGTGTCAGTATCCCAATTGTCCGTAA
- the LOC131882488 gene encoding uncharacterized protein LOC131882488 produces the protein MEDVDTKDALGALVQAVETNTIVIEHDLTEAVNSALESAPHDGEDEDGQMEEMDQEDQDEQDRQDAEDQQRAEEENQSSMETPAKNKNYSRYDAGRKYREVWQEIHPWVSRAVPDEEFAYCAACRRTFRPRITALAAHEKSAKHIENWRRFRVEQQLMDEALEEADVESKLAMAAEESAAYVTVDGESVLTMPDSIQTPRPTKKIVQAIGTQNAMIAPMSIKRERLDDDPKTEMENLALNSSVEAIMEAVGPKVFDKLSIWEIILHKATQSQDFNAMDLVIKDVENILMEMKLLMNNCFDHVELTRRRQREILSQQKVGVNISKFLANAIEIESGFWNQRDPDDVTYRNGLEVGLLIPMVMSYPSHEVDDIKTSIKAKSKKKIRGRDPLDDPEYVARRRAPGKRIKHTKCPKCGKDYGPGENNKTHMPSCPASLKYKKVGALMYCCYDNCPNPEQEYKLREDILRHFDEHHFTDEARTIPCTYDGCKQMFATVTLRNIHIRKSHEKLFACDQCPKRFWSEKNLNDHIKNGHTLKDSGEAPAKAVELCRKCGKMMIRTSLSKHESRCTGYACRNPQWKEVNGEFFCTVRDCHIKHGFSGMYGLRVHFFNSHLDEAEKQFECEHCGKKYADRIMFRKHVKAVHVKPYVCSLCTGRFGNKSQLAEHMNIHTGNKPHACDKCDFRCAKKFNLIDHKQKKHNDLAGRNYHCGICGKVFLTSGRLTSHFRIIHQDGLVEGTPKKKAVKRGKSMPKIVLVDGKEKNMSGQAEQDIAVDFLMNQDQADFIVMDTDDTAPLMNQDSTEPRPDEEGMDPVNDSVLKQEEHEIMDEEEAEEGLSEETKKPDGKKGAEPEPESQAKYTRDKYRHYYKYKHEWEREFPWVEKATAHTQHAYCTLCGKTLIPRHHTLVKHEKTKIHADSVDREKIRSQLQQSVKEESPNEPEPLQQILEVDDDDEETKVIVIHRDDTMHLVPVEVEVESQPVNCQQKGSQNLIAQPKTDFENFLMNASTDTLISLVGPTLFDKLTMWELMLTKATLQPDLSGTDLVLKDLECLLFEAKSLMINCFEKSDQTKRKKTIGVDLSSVLAQGLELEPGYWEQKSTDQARCQRPLEEKVLAQVIPQNENVALVKQELAAGKPRNRSSRRNLQVIKVLKDKDTPPKAQPESEKEKERDKEKENKPETPLRAKRKRKRKRNYSSEDDSDQEEEERLMKKDVKPEEAKPIPDRDFVKNCNRCGNTFPFTESTRKHEEYCPGVMRYRRDAGQVFEKKLDLLEHIDEIHVNEDERTVACTYEGCSVKSKSVIMRNIHIRKSHSKSFECIECKKTFWFKKHLTDHFERVHKNPQQEDAARAICLKCGKTRNKSSMRNHEKTCQGSTVRNPTFKIMNDEFFCTAKDCLVNHGFASMHGLRVHFFDAHLDDTEKRYECEHCGKKFADGIMYRRHVKSVHIKPVVCTLCAGRFVNKSQLSEHMNTHTGNKPFICDKCDFRCAKKFNLVDHKRKKHNDLSGRNFYCGLCGKVFLTSGRLTSHLRIIHQDGLVENLVKQRSKPATSAGSSRRSRNVAKVEFLDKKDKEISGQVEQDIAVDFLINQEEVQDTVQSRPKTPVTPPVLPPVTPMSESGASEAPSAPILTLIQDSEEAGDDDQDTVYVVTEALEEDQDQGREEEAHALPEEGVAAGEVEDEFQTGGGHEGEEEGAEGAEGEEDEGDDEHSQAKYNKERWQRYRTNYKYKAAWEERFPWVEKATPHTEHAYCTLCGKTLHPRLTALVSHENTKIHAEAVRRARMEAHLQSLKREQNVVEEDEPKVIISERSDAALPSDAQLLGLGADGPMDPYRHLGSQNTIAQPKTDFETFLLNARSDTLIALTGPTLFEKLSLWELLLNKASMQQDVSGMDLILKDVESLLFEVKELILNCFQRFGSGREVRRRKDIGIHLPKFLANALDLDNGFWHQKDPDMLQYNNPLEANLLFPLIYDEAELAKIKESVSTGKKRGRPSRSLVTEIKKEVDEVEDEDSKDGSDKVKVKEEKENEPEELGRSKRRRKRKRNFSSDEDSDEEYRAPASAFKKPKPIPDRDFVKTCKRCGQTFPFTESTRKHEEYCPAMLRYKKEGKNMICQYPNCPDEDKVFTKKTDLFDHIDLNHITDEERTIPCTYEDCDVKFKTIMMRNMHVRKAHQKSYACAECSKTFWMERHLTEHYERVHSNPEPDSGSAVCLKCGKTMNKVSLPRHEKSCPGLTVRNPTFKQVNNEFYCTAKDCLIKHGFSTMYGLRTHFHSAHLDESEKIYECDHCGKRFADKIMRNRHVVRQHLKPYICELCPGRFADKSKLKEHMTTHTGEKPYLCDKCDFRCSKQYNLTEHKQKKHNDFSGRNFHCGICGNVFTTSGRLTSHFRIVHHDGLVEGKARNKKSSSKRAKSMPKMIFKNEEELKDSQEEESIEHEAQVVQVQAGQVVTATGQVVTATGQVEQDMAVDFLLTQDQTEATVDFM, from the exons ATGGAGGACGTGGACACCAAAGACGCCTTGGGCGCCTTGGTTCAGGCCGTGGAAACCAACACCATCGTGATCGAGCATGATCTGACGGAAGCTGTGAATTCCGCCCTCGAATCCGCACCGCACGACGGCGAGGATGAGGACGGACAGATGGAGGAAATGGACCAAGAGGACCAGGATGAGCAGGATCGACAGGATGCCGAGGATCAACAACGGGccgaggaggagaatcagtcGTCCATGGAAACGCCAGCCAAGAATAAGAATTATAGTCGCTATGACGCCGGACGTAAATATCGGGAGGTGTGGCAGGAAATCCATCCCTGGGTCTCAAGAGCCGTTCCTGATGAG GAATTTGCATATTGCGCGGCTTGTCGACGTACCTTCCGTCCCCGGATTACGGCTTTGGCGGCTCACGAAAAGTCGGCCAAGCATATCGAGAATTGGCGGCGCTTTCGAGTGGAGCAGCAACTCATGGATGAAGCCTTGGAAGAGGCTGATGTGGAGAGCAAACTGGCCATGGCGGCGGAAGAGAGCGCGGCGTATGTGACCGTGGATGGCGAGTCCGTGCTCACTATGCCGGACTCCATTCAAACCCCGCGACCCACCAAAAAGATCGTTCAGGCGATTGGAACGCAAAATGCCATGATTGCCCCGATGTCGATCAAACGAGAGCGTTTGGACGATGATCCCAAGACTGAGATGGAGAACCTGGCCCTTAACTCAAGTGTAGAGGCCATCATGGAGGCCGTAGGTCCGAAAGTATTTGACAAGTTGTCAATTTGGGAGATCATTCTGCACAAGGCCACGCAGAGCCAAGATTTCAACGCCATGGATCTCGTGATCAAGGATGTGGAAAACATTCTTATGGAAATGAAGCTCCTCATGAACAATTGCTTTGACCACGTAGAGCTCACCCGCCGCCGACAGAGAGAGATCCTCAGCCAACAGAAAGTGGGCGTGAACATCTCCAAGTTTCTGGCCAATGCCATCGAAATTGAAAGTGGCTTTTGGAACCAAAGAGACCCCGACGACGTCACCTACCGCAACGGGCTCGAGGTGGGACTCCTCATCCCTATGGTCATGTCCTATCCTTCCCACGAAGTAGACGACATCAAGACCAGCATCAAAGCCAAGTCGAAAAAGAAGATCCGAGGCCGAGACCCGTTGGATGATCCAGAATATGTCGCCCGACGGCGAGCGCCGGGCAAGCGAATCAAGCACACCAAGTGTCCCAAATGCGGTAAAGATTACGGTCCTGGAGAGAACAACAAGACTCACATGCCCAGCTGTCCAGCCTCGCTCAAGTACAAGAAGGTGGGCGCCCTCATGTACTGTTGCTACGACAACTGCCCCAATCCGGAGCAGGAATACAAATTACGAGAAGACATCCTTCGGCATTTCGACGAGCACCACTTCACCGATGAAGCCCGCACTATCCCTTGTACCTACGATGGATGCAAGCAAATGTTCGCCACAGTCACGTTGCGCAACATTCACATCCGAAAAAGTCACGAGAAGCTTTTTGCCTGCGATCAATGCCCCAAGCGCTTTTGGTCCGAGAAGAACCTGAACGATCACATCAAGAACGGGCACACGTTGAAGGATAGCGGCGAGGCTCCAGCCAAAGCCGTGGAATTGTGCCGCAAATGCGGCAAGATGATGATTCGCACTTCTCTGAGCAAACACGAGAGTCGTTGTACGGGCTACGCCTGTCGCAATCCCCAATGGAAGGAAGTCAACGGAGAGTTCTTCTGCACTGTCCGCGACTGTCACATCAAACACGGGTTCTCTGGCATGTACGGTCTGCGGGTTCATTTCTTCAACTCCCATTTGGATGAAGCCGAGAAGCAGTTCGAGTGTGAGCACTGCGGCAAGAAGTATGCCGACCGCATCATGTTCCGCAAACACGTGAAGGCGGTCCACGTCAAGCCGTATGTCTGCAGTTTGTGCACCGGTCGTTTCGGCAATAAGAGCCAATTGGCCGAGCATATGAACATCCATACGGGCAACAAACCGCACGCTTGCGACAAGTGCGACTTCAGATGCGCcaagaagttcaatttgatCGACCACAAACAGAAGAAGCACAATGACTTGGCAGGACGGAATTATCATTGCGGTATTTGTGGCAAGGTGTTCCTCACATCCGGCCGACTCACCAGTCACTTCCGGATCATTCATCAAGACGGTCTCGTGGAGGGCACGCCCAAAAAGAAAGCTGTCAAACGCGGCAAGTCCATGCCCAAAATCGTATTAGTGGATGGCAAGGAGAAGAACATGAGTGGACAAGCGGAGCAGGATATTGCCGTGGATTTCCTGATGAATCAAGACCAGGCCGACTTTAT TGTCATGGACACAGATGACACGGCCCCCCTGATGAATCAGGATTCGACAGAGCCACGCCCAGATGAGGAGGGGATGGACCCGGTCAATGATTCGGTCTTGAAACAAGAAGAGCACGAGATCATggatgaggaggaggcggaggaagGGCTCTCCGAAGAAACTAAAAAGCCAGACGGAAAGAAAGGCGCCGAGCCCGAGCCTGAATCTCAGGCTAAATATACCCGTGACAAATATCGTCACTATTACAAGTACAAACACGAGTGGGAGAGGGAGTTTCCATGGGTGGAGAAGGCCACGGCTCACACGCAGCACGCCTACTGCACTCTCTGTGGCAAGACATTGATCCCAAGACATCACACGTTGGTCAAGCATGAGAAGACCAAGATCCACGCCGACTCCGTGGATCGGGAGAAGATCCGCTCCCAATTACAG CAAAGCGTCAAGGAGGAGAGCCCGAATGAGCCGGAGCCACTACAACAGATACTGGAGGTggatgacgatgacgaggagaccaaagtaattgtgaTTCACAGGGACGACACTATGCATTTAGTGCCAGTTGAGGTGGAGGTCGAGAGTCAGCCCGTCAATTGTCAACAGAAAGGCTCTCAGAATCTGATTGCTCAGCCCAAGACGGATTTCGAGAACTTCCTCATGAACGCCTCAACCGACACGCTCATATCGTTGGTCGGACCCACGCTGTTTGACAAGTTGACCATGTGGGAGCTGATGCTCACCAAGGCCACGTTGCAGCCTGATCTGAGCGGCACGGACCTGGTCTTGAAGGACTTGGAGTGCTTGCTCTTCGAGGCCAAGTCTCTGATGATCAATTGCTTTGAGAAGTCCGACCAGACCAAGCGGAAAAAGACCATCGGCGTGGATTTGAGTAGCGTCCTGGCTCAGGGTTTGGAATTGGAACCGGGCTATTGGGAACAGAAGAGCACCGACCAAGCCAGGTGCCAGCGTCCTCTCGAAGAAAAAGTCTTGGCTCAAGTTATCCCGCAAAACGAGAACGTGGCCTTGGTGAAGCAAGAACTCGCCGCAGGCAAACCGAGAAACCGTTCCTCCCGAAGGAACCTGCAAGTCATCAAGGTTTTGAAGGACAAAGACACCCCGCCGAAGGCTCAACCCGAGAgtgagaaggagaaagagagagataaggAGAAGGAGAACAAACCGGAGACGCCCTTGAGAGCCAAACGAAAACGGAAGCGGAAGCGAAACTACTCCTCTGAAGATGACTCCgaccaagaggaggaagagcgATTGATGAAGAAGGACGTCAAACCCGAGGAGGCCAAACCTATTCCAGACCGGGATTTCGTCAAGAATTGTAATCGGTGCGGCAACACGTTTCCTTTCACGGAATCCACGCGGAAACATGAAGAATATTGTCCGGGCGTGATGCGCTACCGTCGAGACG CTGGGCAAGTATTCGAGAAGAAGCTCGATCTGTTGGAACACATCGATGAGATCCACGTCAACGAGGACGAGCGGACCGTGGCTTGCACTTACGAGGGCTGCTCCGTCAAGTCCAAGTCCGTGATCATGCGGAACATCCACATTCGTAAGAGTCACAGCAAGTCCTTTGAGTGCATCGAGTGCAAAAAGAccttttggttcaaaaagcaCTTGACGGATCACTTCGAACGAGTGCACAAGAATCCGCAACAAGAAGACGCGGCCCGGGCCATTTGCCTCAAGTGCGGGAAAACGCGGAACAAATCATCCATGCGCAACCACGAAAAGACCTGTCAGGGCTCGACGGTGCGCAACCCCACGTTCAAAATCATGAACGACGAATTCTTTTGCACCGCCAAAGACTGTTTGGTCAATCATGGTTTCGCGAGTATGCACGGCTTACGGGTGCACTTCTTCGACGCCCATCTGGACGACACCGAGAAGCGCTACGAGTGCGAGCATTGTGGTAAAAAGTTCGCAGACGGCATTATGTATCGACGGCACGTGAAATCCGTGCACATCAAACCCGTGGTGTGCACATTGTGTGCGGGTCGCTTTGTGAACAAAAGTCAACTGTCCGAACACATGAACACACACACCGGGAATAAGCCGTTCATCTGCGACAAGTGCGACTTCCGTTGCGCCAAGAAATTCAATCTCGTGGATCACAAGCGGAAGAAGCACAACGACCTGTCCGGGCGCAACTTTTATTGTGGACTGTGCGGCAAAGTGTTCCTGACCTCCGGACGCCTCACCAGCCATTTGAGGATCATTCACCAGGACGGATTAGTGGAGAATCTGGTCAAGCAAAGGAGTAAACCCGCCACCAGCGCCGGTTCTTCAAGAAGGTCACGAAATGTGGCCAAAGTCGAGTTCCTTGACAAAAAGGACAAGGAGATCAGTGGGCAAGTGGAGCAGGACATTGCCGTTGACTTCCTCATCAACCAGGAAGAAGTCCAAGACACTGTGCAG AGCCGACCAAAAACGCCAGTCACGCCCCCCGTTTTACCGCCCGTCACGCCCATGTCGGAATCGGGCGCCTCGGAGGCGCCATCCGCGCCCATCTTGACGCTGATCCAGGATTCGGAAGAAGCGGGCGATGACGATCAAGACACGGTCTATGTGGTGACGGAGGCCTTGGAGGAGGATCAGGATCAGGGCCGAGAGGAGGAGGCACACGCCTTGCCGGAGGAGGGCGTGGCCGCCGGCGAAGTGGAAGATGAGTTCCAAACCGGCGGCGGACACGAAGGGGAGGAGGAAGGGGCGGAAGGGGCTGAGGGGGAGGAAGACGAGGGGGATGATGAGCATTCCCAAGCCAAATATAACAAGGAACGTTGGCAACGATATCGTACCAACTACAAATACAAGGCTGCGTGGGAGGAGCGGTTCCCTTGGGTGGAAAAGGCCACACCCCATACTGAACATGCCTATTGTACGCTATGCGGCAAGACATTGCATCCCCGGTTAACGGCCTTAGTCTCGCATGAGAACACCAAGATTCACGCCGAGGCCGTTCGACGAGCCCGAATGGAGGCCCATCTTCAG AGTTTGAAACGCGAGCAGAACGTGGTCGAAGAAGATGAGCCGAAAGTGATCATTTCGGAGCGCTCGGATGCGGCGCTGCCCTCGGATGCTCAGCTCTTGGGCTTGGGAGCGGATGGCCCCATGGATCCGTATCGGCATCTGGGCTCCCAAAACACCATCGCCCAGCCCAAGACGGATTTCGAGACGTTCCTGTTGAACGCCCGCTCGGACACGCTCATTGCCCTAACCGGGCCCACCCTCTTCGAGAAGTTGTCCCTATGGGAATTGCTTCTCAACAAGGCCTCCATGCAGCAAGACGTGAGTGGCATGGATCTCATATTGAAGGACGTGGAGAGTCTCCTGTTTGAAGTCAAGGAGCTCATCTTGAACTGTTTTCAACGCTTCGGCTCCGGACGCGAAGTCCGCCGACGCAAAGATATTGGCATTCACTTGCCCAAGTTTCTGGCCAACGCCCTCGACTTGGACAATGGCTTCTGGCATCAGAAAGACCCGGACATGTTGCAGTACAACAATCCGTTAGAGGCCAATCTCTTGTTCCCTCTTATCTACGATGAAGCcgaattggccaaaatcaagGAGAGTGTCAGCACTGGCAAAAAGCGCGGTCGTCCTTCGCGATCCCTGGTGACTGAAATCAAGAAAGAGGTCGACGAAGTCGAGGACGAGGATTCCAAGGACGGTTCAGACAAAGTCAAGGtcaaggaggagaaagaaaatgagccCGAGGAGTTGGGCCGTTCCAAGCGACGACGCAAACGAAAGCGGAATTTCTCTTCAGACGAAGACTCAGATGAAGAGTATCGGGCTCCTGCGAGTGCATTTAAGAAGCCGAAGCCCATTCCGGATCGGGATTTCGTCAAGACCTGTAAACGATGTGGCCAGACCTTCCCCTTTACGGAGTCGACACGCAAGCACGAAGAATACTGTCCAGCCATGTTACGCTACAAAAAGGAGGGCAAGAACATGATCTGCCAATACCCCAATTGCCCGGATGAAGATAAGGTGTTCACGAAGAAGACGGATCTGTTCGATCACATCGACCTCAACCACATCACGGACGAGGAGCGAACCATTCCGTGCACCTACGAGGATTGCGATGTCAAATTCAAGACTATCATGATGCGGAATATGCACGTGCGGAAGGCCCATCAGAAGTCGTACGCGTGCGCGGAGTGCTCCAAGACCTTCTGGATGGAGCGCCATCTCACGGAGCATTACGAGCGGGTGCACTCGAATCCGGAGCCGGATTCCGGCTCGGCCGTGTGCCTCAAGTGTGGCAAGACCATGAACAAAGTGTCCTTGCCTAGACACGAGAAGAGTTGTCCCGGGCTCACCGTGCGGAATCCAACTTTTAAACAGGTTAACAACGAGTTCTACTGCACTGCCAAAGATTGCCTCATCAAACACGGCTTCTCCACCATGTACGGACTTCGCACTCACTTCCACTCGGCCCATTTGGACGAGTCCGAGAAGATCTACGAGTGCGACCACTGCGGGAAACGATTCGCGGACAAGATCATGCGTAATCGCCACGTGGTCCGACAGCATTTGAAGCCCTACATCTGTGAGCTCTGTCCCGGACGATTCGCGGACAAGTCCAAGTTGAAAGAGCATATGACCACTCACACCGGCGAAAAGCCCTATTTGTGCGACAAGTGCGACTTCAG ATGCTCGAAACAGTACAACTTGACTGAGCACAAACAGAAGAAGCACAACGACTTCAGTGGACGGAACTTCCATTGCGGGATTTGCGGGAATGTATTCACCACATCCGGCCGTCTCACGAGCCATTTCAGGATCGTTCATCATGACGGACTCGTGGAGGGCAAAGCTAGGAACAAGAAGTCGTCCTCGAAACGGGCCAAGAGCATGCCCAAGATGATCTTCAAAAACGAAGAAGAGCTCAAGGACTCCCAGGAGGAGGAGTCCATTGAGCACGAGGCCCAAGTGGTCCAGGTCCAAGCGGGTCAGGTGGTCACGGCTACGGGTCAAGTGGTCACAGCCACGGGTCAGGTCGAGCAAGATATGGCCGTGGACTTCTTGCTCACGCAAGATCAGACTGAGGCCACGGTGGATTTCATGTAA